The Pseudomonadota bacterium genome includes a window with the following:
- a CDS encoding ABC transporter substrate-binding protein yields MQLKSAVVGGVALLALMTAMGETSADTKVIKVVPHADLRVLDPHLATPLITKMHGALVYETLLTWDSKLAVKPMAAESMIVSADRLTYTFTLRPGMSFHDGSPVRSQDVIQSLKRWMARDTLGTRLNRVIAGFEVVSESTFRVKLTEPYGFVEFTLGAVGALLPQIMREKDALTDANTQVSEIVGSGPFSFARGEWVPGAKVVYLRNPGYQPRSEPTDGLAGARIVQVDRVEWIIIPDPATVAAALGAGEVDFWDTVALDQLPTLAKNKDIVIGKLVPLPYVGNIRMNQIEPPFQDVRIRRVVAALVDQGEFMAAAVGDPAWYSTCLSYFVCGSPNATLAGSELYAKPDLARAKRMLAESGYKGEKVVILGTKELAPIGGMVEVLTQRMKEVGFSVELQMMAWGVLTTMINKYPPDSGSWSIFATYSTGGVMHHPLTNIFADTNCEAKNVAGWPCDREAMRLKTEYLAAKDASTGKAALEALHRRLWEVVVYVPSGQFDAPFAWRKTLDGVGLMALPVFRNMTKN; encoded by the coding sequence ATGCAGCTGAAATCGGCAGTCGTTGGCGGCGTCGCTCTCCTCGCCCTGATGACGGCGATGGGCGAGACAAGCGCCGACACCAAGGTGATCAAGGTGGTGCCGCACGCCGATCTCCGCGTGCTGGACCCGCATCTGGCCACACCGCTCATCACCAAGATGCATGGCGCGCTCGTCTACGAGACGCTGCTCACCTGGGACTCGAAGCTCGCGGTGAAGCCGATGGCGGCCGAGTCGATGATCGTCTCCGCCGACCGCCTCACCTACACCTTCACGCTACGCCCGGGCATGAGCTTCCATGACGGATCGCCGGTCCGCTCCCAGGACGTGATCCAGTCCTTGAAGCGCTGGATGGCCCGCGACACCTTGGGCACAAGGCTCAACCGCGTCATCGCCGGCTTCGAAGTCGTCAGCGAAAGCACCTTCCGCGTGAAGCTGACCGAGCCTTATGGCTTCGTCGAGTTCACGCTTGGCGCGGTCGGCGCGCTGTTGCCGCAGATCATGCGCGAGAAGGACGCGCTGACCGATGCCAACACCCAGGTGAGCGAGATCGTCGGCTCGGGGCCGTTCAGCTTCGCGCGCGGCGAATGGGTCCCCGGCGCCAAGGTGGTTTATCTCCGCAACCCCGGCTATCAGCCGCGGAGCGAGCCGACGGACGGGCTCGCCGGCGCCCGAATCGTCCAGGTGGACCGGGTGGAGTGGATCATCATTCCCGACCCGGCGACGGTGGCGGCCGCGCTCGGCGCCGGCGAGGTGGATTTCTGGGACACCGTCGCCCTGGATCAGCTGCCGACCTTGGCCAAGAACAAGGACATCGTCATCGGCAAGCTGGTGCCGCTACCCTATGTCGGCAATATCCGCATGAACCAGATCGAGCCGCCCTTCCAGGATGTCCGCATTCGCCGGGTGGTGGCGGCGCTGGTCGATCAGGGCGAGTTCATGGCCGCGGCGGTCGGCGATCCCGCCTGGTATTCGACCTGCCTTTCCTATTTCGTCTGCGGCTCGCCCAACGCGACGCTCGCCGGCTCCGAGCTCTACGCCAAGCCTGATCTCGCCCGGGCGAAGCGGATGCTGGCGGAATCCGGCTACAAGGGCGAGAAGGTGGTGATCCTCGGCACCAAGGAGCTGGCGCCGATCGGCGGCATGGTCGAGGTCTTGACCCAGCGCATGAAGGAGGTCGGCTTCAGCGTCGAACTGCAGATGATGGCCTGGGGCGTGCTGACGACGATGATCAACAAATACCCGCCCGACTCCGGCAGCTGGAGCATCTTCGCCACATATTCCACCGGCGGCGTCATGCACCATCCGCTGACCAACATCTTCGCCGACACCAATTGCGAGGCGAAGAACGTCGCCGGCTGGCCTTGCGACCGCGAGGCCATGCGCCTGAAGACCGAGTATCTCGCGGCCAAGGATGCAAGCACTGGGAAGGCGGCGCTGGAGGCCCTCCACCGCCGGCTCTGGGAAGTGGTGGTCTATGTGCCGAGCGGCCAGTTCGACGCGCCCTTCGCCTGGCGGAAGACTCTCGATGGCGTCGGGCTGATGGCGCTGCCGGTGTTCCGGAACATGACGAAGAACTAG
- a CDS encoding cobalamin-independent methionine synthase II family protein — protein sequence MKLSTDRILTTHVGSLPRSEAVCDLVFAKEAGRAVDSAAYEKTISEAVADVVKRQAGSGVDVVSDGEMSKISYATYIKDRLTGFEGDSPRRIPADLEAFPGYAERALRGGGPLYRRPRCTGPIRMKDLAPVRADIANLQAALGRERVVEGFMNAASPGVIAMFQPNDHYPTHEAYLAALADAMQAEYEEIHQAGLVLQIDSPDLAVGRHMMFKSDSEDEFLRHAELHVEALNHALRNVPPSQVRLHVCWGNYEGPHHCDIDLDRILPIVLKARVQILSFEAANPRHAHEWAVFKEMKLPDDKVLMPGLIDSCTNYVEHPKLVAERICRFAEIVGRERVLAGTDCGFSTFAGVGRVDPDVVYAKLNSLAEGAAIASDRLW from the coding sequence ATGAAGCTATCGACCGATCGCATCCTTACCACCCATGTCGGCAGCTTGCCGCGCTCAGAGGCGGTCTGCGATCTCGTCTTCGCCAAGGAGGCCGGCCGTGCCGTCGATTCGGCCGCCTACGAGAAGACCATCTCCGAAGCCGTCGCCGATGTGGTCAAGCGCCAGGCCGGCTCCGGCGTCGACGTGGTCAGCGATGGCGAGATGAGCAAGATCAGCTACGCCACCTACATCAAGGATCGGCTGACCGGCTTCGAGGGAGACAGCCCGCGACGCATTCCCGCCGATCTCGAAGCCTTCCCCGGCTATGCGGAGCGCGCCCTCAGAGGCGGCGGTCCCCTTTACCGCCGGCCGCGCTGCACCGGGCCGATCCGGATGAAGGACCTCGCCCCGGTGCGCGCGGACATCGCAAACCTGCAGGCAGCGCTCGGACGTGAGCGCGTTGTCGAGGGCTTCATGAATGCGGCCTCGCCCGGCGTCATCGCGATGTTCCAGCCCAACGACCACTATCCGACCCACGAGGCCTATTTGGCCGCACTCGCCGATGCCATGCAGGCGGAATATGAGGAGATCCACCAGGCAGGCCTGGTGCTGCAGATCGACTCGCCGGATCTGGCCGTCGGCCGCCACATGATGTTCAAGTCCGACAGCGAGGATGAGTTCCTCCGCCATGCCGAGCTTCATGTCGAGGCCCTCAACCACGCCTTGCGCAACGTGCCGCCATCCCAGGTCCGGCTGCATGTCTGCTGGGGCAACTACGAGGGGCCGCATCATTGCGACATCGATCTCGACCGCATCCTGCCGATCGTGCTGAAGGCCCGCGTGCAAATCCTCTCCTTCGAAGCGGCCAATCCCCGCCATGCCCATGAATGGGCGGTGTTCAAGGAAATGAAGCTGCCGGACGACAAGGTGTTGATGCCGGGGCTCATCGACTCCTGCACCAACTACGTCGAGCACCCGAAGCTGGTGGCGGAACGGATCTGCCGCTTCGCCGAGATCGTCGGCCGCGAGCGGGTGTTGGCCGGGACCGATTGCGGCTTTTCCACCTTCGCCGGCGTCGGCCGCGTCGATCCCGACGTGGTCTACGCCAAGCTCAATTCATTGGCCGAGGGAGCCGCCATCGCCTCCGACCGGTTGTGGTGA
- a CDS encoding type II toxin-antitoxin system ParD family antitoxin, with the protein MPRSSRPITVTLGDLQRRVEARVKSGAYASASEVIRAAVRALDREEAAVTDWLRQRVDEALDDARPSIPAREVFKRLRDHHGRQTKTQRQKA; encoded by the coding sequence ATGCCCCGTTCGAGCCGACCGATCACCGTCACGCTGGGCGATCTTCAACGACGTGTCGAGGCACGGGTGAAGTCGGGCGCCTATGCCTCGGCCAGCGAGGTCATTCGGGCGGCGGTCCGCGCGCTTGATCGTGAAGAGGCCGCCGTCACCGACTGGCTAAGGCAACGCGTGGACGAGGCGCTCGACGACGCGCGGCCCAGCATTCCGGCGCGCGAGGTGTTCAAGCGGCTTCGCGATCATCATGGCCGGCAAACGAAGACCCAGCGGCAAAAGGCTTAA
- a CDS encoding type II toxin-antitoxin system RelE/ParE family toxin: protein MAGKRRPSGKRLKVGFRPQAESDLFGLYEYIANEAGLAVAGAYIERIEKACLALEIFPLRGTARDDIRPGLRTMGFERRATIVFRVSTEDVTIVRIFYGGQDFERALKHPSDE, encoded by the coding sequence ATGGCCGGCAAACGAAGACCCAGCGGCAAAAGGCTTAAGGTCGGTTTTCGGCCGCAGGCGGAATCCGATTTATTCGGTCTATACGAGTATATCGCCAACGAAGCGGGCCTCGCCGTGGCGGGGGCCTATATCGAGCGCATCGAGAAGGCGTGTTTGGCGCTCGAAATCTTCCCGCTCCGGGGTACGGCGCGGGACGACATTCGTCCTGGGTTGCGGACGATGGGGTTCGAGCGCCGAGCAACGATCGTGTTCCGTGTATCGACGGAAGACGTGACCATCGTCCGCATTTTCTATGGCGGACAGGACTTCGAACGCGCCCTAAAGCACCCGAGCGACGAGTGA
- a CDS encoding glutathione S-transferase family protein: protein MATYLLVSFKTCPWVQRAAIVLREKKVAFEFRHIDPDNRPDWFLAISPHKKVPVLRIDDRISLFESNAIAEYLDETTQPRLHPDDPVERAVNRAWTDYVPSFAEAVSGIAYAESEADYDKAAEKIPVPFERLEKALESRGSGPLFNGAQYSLVDAAYAPFLQRHFFLERLKQLGHIDKFPRLKAWGETLVKRASTHSFPPAEFETMYRDNLKRRKRWVAQFAEASKVAAE, encoded by the coding sequence ATGGCGACGTATCTGCTTGTCAGCTTCAAAACCTGCCCCTGGGTGCAGCGGGCCGCGATCGTGCTCCGGGAGAAGAAAGTCGCCTTCGAGTTCCGCCACATCGACCCCGACAACCGGCCGGATTGGTTCCTCGCCATCTCGCCCCATAAGAAGGTGCCGGTGCTGCGCATCGACGACCGGATCTCGCTATTCGAATCGAACGCCATTGCCGAGTACCTGGACGAGACGACCCAGCCCCGGCTGCATCCTGACGATCCGGTCGAGCGCGCCGTCAACCGCGCCTGGACCGACTACGTGCCCAGCTTCGCCGAGGCGGTGAGCGGCATCGCCTACGCCGAAAGCGAGGCCGACTACGACAAGGCCGCGGAGAAGATCCCGGTGCCGTTCGAGCGGCTGGAGAAGGCGCTGGAGAGCCGGGGCAGCGGACCCTTGTTCAACGGCGCCCAATACTCGCTGGTTGATGCCGCCTATGCGCCGTTCCTGCAGCGCCACTTCTTCCTCGAGCGGCTGAAGCAGCTCGGCCACATCGATAAATTCCCGCGGCTCAAGGCCTGGGGCGAAACCTTGGTCAAGCGCGCCTCCACCCACTCCTTCCCGCCGGCGGAATTCGAGACGATGTACCGGGACAATCTGAAGCGCCGCAAGCGCTGGGTCGCGCAGTTCGCCGAGGCTTCCAAGGTCGCCGCCGAGTAG
- a CDS encoding MFS transporter — protein MLARRFAALLAGHDVHYAWVVVAVTFLTTLTTAGAVGIPGALILPLTQEFGWDTAEISSALALRLLLFGLMAPFAAALIERYGVRRVVVAAVVLIVVGLAGALVMTRVWHLVLAWGLIVGIGTGMIALVLSAIVSNRWFSQRRGLVIGLLTASSATGQLVFLPLAASLAASVGWRAALVPPLGALMLAALLVVLFLRDRPSDVGLAAFGDTGPAPPPPSAPPQAAIRRAFQVLAEASASPVFWILFATFFICGLSTNGLIQTHFIPLCADFGLAPVAGATVLAAMGIFDIIGTIGSGWLSDRVDPRKLLFWYYGLRGLSLLYLPSSSFSLYGLSLFAVFYGLDWIATVPPTVKIAATVFGRERAGIVFGWVFTAHQLGAATAAFGAGLSRTLLETYLPAFYLAGAACLLAAVLALGARSSQRPAALA, from the coding sequence ATGCTTGCCCGGCGCTTCGCTGCCCTGCTCGCCGGCCACGACGTCCACTATGCCTGGGTCGTCGTCGCCGTCACCTTCTTGACCACGCTGACGACGGCGGGGGCGGTCGGCATCCCCGGCGCGCTCATCCTGCCGCTCACCCAGGAATTCGGCTGGGACACGGCGGAAATCTCCAGCGCGCTCGCCTTGCGGCTCTTGCTGTTCGGGCTGATGGCGCCGTTCGCAGCCGCACTCATCGAGCGCTATGGCGTGCGCCGGGTGGTGGTGGCGGCGGTCGTGCTGATCGTCGTCGGCCTCGCCGGCGCCTTGGTGATGACGCGGGTCTGGCATCTCGTTCTTGCCTGGGGCCTCATTGTCGGCATCGGCACCGGCATGATCGCACTGGTGCTCTCGGCCATCGTGTCGAACCGCTGGTTCAGCCAGCGCCGCGGGCTGGTCATCGGCCTCCTGACCGCGAGCTCGGCGACCGGCCAGCTGGTCTTCCTGCCGCTCGCCGCCTCGCTCGCCGCCTCGGTCGGCTGGCGCGCCGCGCTGGTGCCGCCCTTGGGCGCGCTCATGCTGGCGGCCCTCTTGGTCGTCCTCTTCCTCCGCGACCGACCCTCGGATGTCGGCCTGGCGGCCTTCGGGGACACGGGCCCGGCGCCGCCGCCGCCCTCAGCCCCGCCCCAGGCCGCCATCCGGCGGGCCTTCCAGGTGCTGGCGGAAGCCTCGGCCAGTCCCGTCTTCTGGATTCTGTTCGCCACCTTCTTCATCTGCGGGCTCTCGACCAACGGCCTCATCCAAACGCATTTCATCCCGCTCTGCGCCGATTTCGGCTTGGCGCCGGTGGCCGGCGCCACGGTGCTGGCGGCGATGGGGATCTTCGACATCATCGGCACCATCGGCTCGGGCTGGCTCTCCGACCGGGTCGACCCCCGCAAACTGCTGTTCTGGTATTACGGGCTCCGCGGCTTGTCGCTCCTCTACCTGCCGTCGTCTTCGTTCAGCCTCTACGGCCTGTCGCTGTTCGCGGTCTTCTATGGGCTCGACTGGATCGCGACCGTGCCGCCGACCGTCAAGATCGCCGCCACTGTCTTCGGCCGCGAGCGGGCCGGCATCGTCTTTGGCTGGGTGTTCACCGCCCACCAGCTGGGAGCGGCGACCGCCGCCTTCGGTGCCGGGCTGTCGCGCACACTGCTCGAGACCTATCTCCCCGCCTTCTATCTTGCGGGTGCGGCTTGCCTCCTGGCCGCGGTCCTGGCGCTTGGGGCCCGCTCCAGCCAACGCCCGGCGGCGCTGGCTTAG
- a CDS encoding TetR/AcrR family transcriptional regulator, translated as MRITREEAAGNRVRIVEAAAQLFNEKGFDGVGVADLMNEAGLTHGGFYNHFASKEELEAAACDLVFDKAVAALLRNVADKPDPERRAAFADYVRRYLSEKNRDAAVVCPMVALSNDAVRQGPAIRQRFAEGVRRYLDALGRAIRPPGRMAAREKQQVRAQSIAALAMLVGGLLLARGVKEADLTLSDEILETLRSKLKDGPSAPPGG; from the coding sequence TTGCGCATCACCAGAGAAGAGGCGGCCGGCAACCGGGTGCGGATCGTCGAGGCGGCGGCGCAGCTCTTCAACGAGAAGGGTTTCGACGGGGTCGGCGTCGCCGATCTCATGAATGAAGCGGGCTTGACCCATGGCGGCTTCTACAACCACTTCGCCTCCAAGGAGGAGCTGGAAGCGGCCGCCTGCGACCTCGTCTTCGATAAGGCGGTCGCCGCACTCCTCCGCAATGTCGCCGACAAACCCGACCCGGAACGCCGGGCGGCGTTCGCCGACTATGTCCGGCGCTACCTATCGGAGAAAAACCGCGATGCCGCCGTGGTCTGCCCGATGGTGGCGCTCAGCAACGATGCCGTGCGCCAGGGACCGGCCATCCGCCAGCGCTTCGCCGAAGGTGTCAGGCGCTACTTGGATGCGCTCGGCCGAGCGATCCGGCCGCCGGGACGGATGGCCGCGCGCGAGAAGCAGCAGGTGCGCGCCCAATCGATCGCCGCGCTCGCCATGCTGGTCGGCGGCCTCCTCCTGGCCCGCGGTGTCAAGGAAGCCGACCTGACACTCTCGGACGAGATCCTGGAGACGCTGCGGTCCAAGCTCAAGGACGGACCCTCGGCACCGCCGGGCGGCTGA